In Zingiber officinale cultivar Zhangliang chromosome 3B, Zo_v1.1, whole genome shotgun sequence, a single window of DNA contains:
- the LOC121967823 gene encoding glyceraldehyde-3-phosphate dehydrogenase 2, cytosolic-like: MAAKIKIGINGFGRIGRLVARVALQSDDVELVAVNDPFITTDYMTYMFKYDTVHGSWKHHDIKVKDSKTLLFGEKEVTIFGIRNPEEIPWGETGADYVVESTGVFTDKDKAAAHLKGGAKKVIISAPSKDAPMFVVGVNENEYKSDIDIVSNASCTTNCLAPLAKVIHDKFGIVEGLMTTVHAITATQKTVDGPSSKDWRGGRAASFNIIPSSTGAAKAVGKVLPALNGKLTGMSFRVPTVDVSVVDLTVRLEKTATYDEIKATIKEESEGNLKGILGYVDEDLVSSDFVGDSRSSIFDAKAGIALNENFVKLVSWYDNEWGYSSRVVDLIRHMNKAE, from the exons ATGG CTGCAAAGATTAAGATCGGGATCAACG GGTTCGGAAGGATCGGGAGGCTAGTTGCTAGAGTCGCTCTCCAGAGTGATGATGTTGAGCTAGTGGCTGTCAATGACCCCTTCATCACCACCGATTACATG ACGTACATGTTTAAATATGATACCGTTCATGGATCATGGAAGCATCACGATATCAAGGTCAAGGACTCCAAGACTCTTCTCTTCGGAGAGAAAGAGGTTACCATATTTGGAATTAG AAACCCTGAAGAGATTCCGTGGGGTGAGACAGGTGCCGATTATGTTGTTGAATCCACTGGTGTTTTCACGGACAAGGACAAGGCTGCTGCTCACCTTAAG GGTGGTGCTAAGAAGGTCATCATTTCTGCTCCCAGCAAAGATGCTCCTATGTTTGTTGTTGGCGTAAATGAAAACGAGTACAAGTCTGATATTGATATTGTCTCCAATGCAAGCTGCACTACCAACTGTCTTGCTCCTTTGGCCAAG GTTATCCATGATAAATTTGGAATAGTAGAGGGTTTGATGACGACAGTTCATGCCATCACTG ccACTCAAAAGACGGTTGATGGACCCTCGAGCAAGGATTGGAGAGGTGGACGTGCTGCCAGCTTCAACATCATTCCAAGCAGTACCGGTGCTGCCAAG GCTGTCGGGAAAGTGCTTCCTGCTTTGAATGGAAAGTTAACTGGCATGTCATTCCGTGTTCCAACTGTCGATGTCTCGGTTGTGGATCTCACTGTCCGGCTAGAGAAAACAGCAACTTATGATGAGATCAAAGCTACTATTAA GGAGGAATCTGAAGGAAATCTCAAGGGCATCTTAGGATATGTGGACGAGGACTTGGTCTCCTCTGACTTCGTTGGTGACAGCAG GTCGAGCATTTTTGATGCCAAGGCAGGAATTGCTCTGAATGAAAATTTTGTCAAGCTTGTGTCCTGGTACGACAATGAGTGGGGCTACAG TTCACGTGTTGTCGATTTGATTCGTCACATGAACAAGGCCGAGTAA
- the LOC121967824 gene encoding uncharacterized protein LOC121967824, translated as MRRSRSKARKPRYVSLRRHLASPPPEPSDMTSAAAVAVGEEIIGRRRQFDLFPRHPEHLDRDPPVDCLLEDRGGAADPTLAGILGGGSSPSSGSPSPPSLDMQSMNWEDEGGGDGDGLARRALRGRERWAYWRASSSEEEVASTGVVACGVDLWRGTAATRSLALKLDYEEILAAWSDRGPLYTDGDGPQVVPDLHHQIYAFFDSADIPVLVEVSQGGVARPWKVPEAACDGNGCEEQVKEESGGGSSGSSTLISREASVRRYKEKRGNRLFAKKIRYEVRKTNAEKRPRIKGRFVKRKDGNVDHS; from the exons ATGCGGCGCTCCCGATCGAAGGCGCGCAAGCCCAGGTACGTCAGTCTCCGCCGCCACCTCGCTTCTCCTCCGCCGGAGCCCTCCGACATGACCTCTGCCGCCGCGGTGGCAGTGGGTGAGGAAATAATCGGTCGTCGGCGCCAGTTTGACCTCTTCCCGCGCCACCCGGAGCACCTCGACCGCGATCCCCCCGTTGACTGCCTCCTCGAAGACCGCGGCGGGGCCGCAGATCCGACCCTTGCTGGGATCCTCGGCGGCGGCTCATCTCCTTCGTCGGGATCCCCTTCGCCACCGTCGCTTGATATGCAGTCGATGAACTGGGAGGACGAGGGAGGCGGGGATGGGGACGGGCTCGCGAGGCGAGCGCTCAGGGGTCGGGAGCGGTGGGCATACTGGCGCGCCTCCTCgtcggaggaggaggtggcgagcACCGGTGTCGTCGCATGCGGAGTGGATTTGTGGCGGGGCACCGCAGCGACGCGATCGCTGGCGCTAAAGCTCGATTACGAGGAGATCCTGGCGGCGTGGTCGGACCGGGGCCCGCTCTACACCGACGGGGACGGGCCCCAAGTTGTCCCCGATCTCCATCATCAGATCTATGCATTCTTCGACTCCGCCGACATCCCC GTACTGGTGGAGGTGTCGCAAGGAGGTGTTGCGAGACCATGGAAGGTGCCGGAGGCGGCGTGTGACGGAAATGGCTGCGAAGAGCAGGTAAAGGAGGAGAGCGGCGGCGGCAGCAGCGGCAGCAGCACTTTGATAAGCAGGGAAGCGAGTGTGAGGAGATacaaggaaaagaggggcaaCCGGCTATTTGCCAAGAAAATCCGATACGAGGTCAGGAAGACGAACGCGGAGAAGCGCCCACGGATCAAG GGTCGGTTTGTAAAGAGAAAAGATGGCAATGTGGACCACTCTTGA